GCCCGAGATTGGCGTCAACATGGGCGATGGCAGCGGCGCTGAAGGAGCGGCTGACGGAGAGGATGAACAGCGCAATAAGTTACTAAGCCCCATGAGCGAAACTGCAGATAGCGAGGCTAGTAGCGTCGCCCCCAGCACCACCGCAGCAGCCAGTACAACAGCAGCAGAAGCAGACATCGCCGACCGTGCGGCCGCTATGCTAGAAGGCCTTCAATCCGGCGCCAGCCTCAACAAAGACGGCAGCCTCAGCGTCCGTCGCCGACGCGAAAGCGCAGATACGGAACGTCAACGGAGACGTAATCGTCGTAATCAAGCGTCCTCTGTTAAGGGGGATGAAACTGCTGGGCCGATGAGCCCCGCTATACCCGAGGAAGGCGGTGGAGACGCTGGCGAGGGCGATAGTACAATGGAGGGAGCGAGTATGTTGGATGATACGGCGGCGGATGAGGTGGGTAGGGATAGAGTTGCGTCTGGCGAGCCGCAGACGCCTGTTACCGTTGTTCATCCGCCTAGTCCGGAGGCCAAGGCGAGGGATTTACCTACGCCACCGCCGGAGTAGTTGTTGTGGTGGTGAATAGAGGGTTTTCTTTTGGGTGTTGGTTGGATGGATGTATGGGAGGGTTGGTTGGATTGGATTGAATTGGCATGGCAGGGGGAAATGGAGATGCGTGGTGGGTGGGATAGGTGGGTGGGATGGGATGCGTCGTTCCGCATGCATGCACAAGAGAATACGTAACACTATAGCATGGCTTTTTTTCTGTCTGTTACTGTTACTTCGATACCCGCATGGTTTTTCAAATATGTACTTTTTTGGATTATGAATGGATATTGTTGTATGAAACATGACACGAGAATAAATAAAAATGCATGGTGAGTTTGTGATATTGTGATGTTTGGGTGCTTGGAGGTTGGAGGTTGAGTGGTCTAGGGATAGAGTTTGGGGTTTGGGGTTGTTATAGTGTGAGGTGTGAGGTGGGGTGGGTGTAGGTAAAGAGATTATAGAACACGCTCTATCTATACAATCATAGCGGGTTTGGTACGGTAAGATACATTGTAGTTGAATGTCGCCTTGTTCTCTCAGTTAGAACGTGTTTAGTCGTGCCTCCTTTTGTGTGCTGGACTACCATTCATCGTTTGGGTTGAATATCATCGAAAACCTCCAGGTTAACCATCTTTGTCTATAACGCTATTATTAGCTGGCGCGAAACTAAGCAGGATACAATCTGTTATGGTTTGGGAGCGGTAGTTTTGGGGAGTTTTGAGCTGCATCATGATATCAAACTGATGGTGAATAGAATAATGATTAAGAAAGAGATAATAGGGGTGAGGATAATAGTGGTGAAGAAGGAGTAGACTATAACTTGTTTACTCGTGTCTCAATTTGGTTCAGCTTGTCCACCCTACGCATCCTTGGCGTATCAGATTGGCAAACCAGTGACTACATCCTATTGACGAGAGCTTTACCAAGCTCATCTACACTTGCCCCGGACTACCTAAACTCCATCAAAGAAGATGATGGCGAAGAAAGAGTAGACTATGACCCGTTCACTCGCATCTTCCCCCTGTTTAACCGAACCGCCCAAACTCCGTCAAACAAGATGATGgtgaagaaggagaagaCAAGACTACCCCCAAACACAAGACTATGATACGTCCACGCGTTTCTCGGGTTCAAGCTGGCGACCTGGCAAACGATAGCCCACGGCAAGACGTACAGGATATTCGATGCGAGAGATTGGTACAAATACCACCTAgtgttagaacaaggtctcctctggtggtatgactaccataggcgaccgagtagaggtacgaaaggtaaccctgtattggattgaacttcactaagagctattgttctatctacttgttgttatgatgatcttaggacgtacatgacagatcatcattccgcgtcggtccttctgctcgggcttactccacgaacctcacctcgccgacctggactgaacctaacatattcttaacactccccctcagggcaggtccggtccaaggacaactcctaattggttcttgaatctctcgaatgcgactcgctgcaatggctttgtcattccatcagccaccatgtctgcagttggaacgtaggccacatcgagtttgccttgttctgctaggtctcggataaaatgataacagacgtcgatgtgctttgatctttcgtgaaggtgagggttctttgtaagtgcaatggcaccctggttgtctcctagcatctggaccttgttggtgtcttttccaatgtactttgggaacccaagatctctaaacatttgagcaatccactggccttgcttgcagcatgttgatagtgcgatgtattcagattcgcagcttgacgttgcaacagaccgttgcttcttgctagaccatgatattggacctccgtagaacattgcagtgctccctgaaacgctctttcggtctaccatgtcgcttgcccagtcagcatcagagtagatgacaaattgcgagtgtactccccctggtccgtagcgtagcttcaatgtcactgtcgaccttagatatcgtagcaggttcttcaacgcatggccatggtgttctgctggatcgctcatgtattggcttagctttccgagggtgaatgcaatgtctggacgtgtaagaaccatagcaaacataaggctccctatcacttgctggtattcagtgatgtcgattcgggtgtcgttgtcagtggctggcctaaatgaagtgtaatctgcagatggaatcttcttgtctctgtgttgtttgctagacattccaaacttgtcaagtactgcgtgtaggtactgttcttgatcgaggtagattgtgcggcgctttctgtctcgcgtaactcgtactccaaggatcttatgaatctcccccaggttcttggtgttgaatcttccagaaagcttctcgtagaaccaatcaatttgagctcgatcttttgcagcagcagcaatgtcatcaacgtagacgaggatacggagttgtttttctttgtggataaacatgcacgggtctgcgaggctttgtacgaatccccatgccagaagttctttctttatcaacaagttccagtcgcgagcagcctgtttgagtccgtataagctgcggagaactctaaggacgtatccttttttgacttctactccttggggttgcttaagaaagatctcttccttcaagtgcgactctgtgaatgcattcttaatgtcaaagtggaaacattccaggttttccgctgcgacagtggccataaacagacgtaaggtgtccatgcggactgtcggggcaaaagtctcgttgtagtctgttccgtgtgcttgcgtaaaacctcttgccacaaggcgtgccttaaacctctcaacagtcccgtcgagattcgttttgactgtaaaaacccactttgaatcaaccatgttcgcgtcttttggctttggaacttcctcccaggttcgattctctattaacgcgattatctcttcaagtattgctgctttccattgctttccatactttgggtcgttgatagcttgctcgtgtgtctgggggatctggattcctgcgatctcggttgctgcgaaagccttctcagatagtcgtgtttgctcttctgtaaggccaacttgggctagcatagctttaacgatcttgctaaatctctcgtcctcaacaatctcttcgttagacctcttccgtttggcttgtctagtgaagtatcgtggaatctccttttctcgtacagactgggtacacggttcttcgggcccctcttcgttcacaagattaggaacccgctcatcagatggtgcagtaggaggaatagtagttagcctccttggtcttcctctgtgacgcttcactggttcatgagttagctctgccgaagatggttccattaggttctcggaaactggttctattggttctgcaggagatggttccattggttcggtaggagatggttccattggttctgcaggagatggttccattcgttcggtaggagttggttccattcgttcggcaGGAGATAATTCTagatccttcctaggtcttcctcttggttttcggtctggcatcgtattctgcgttccttgtggtccagctggtatgtttcgcagtcgtagttcaactttccctccaggggtgtattcgtccactgacaatcggcttgtccttgaggtgtatccaagctctggcgaatagaacttgaactgcttatttgttgtctcagaatatcccataaatactccaattctgccacggtccacgagcttgtcatgtcgttggtctgctggaatcgttttagggttgatgtacgaatagcatttgctcccccatacacggatgtggtcaatggatggtttcgttcctgtgaatgcctcttcaggactgacttgctttccattgatcataggtcctgtgtttgtacggttgcgtaggtatgcgtctgcttcgacagcttcatcccaaaactcaattggtaaaccagcgtctttcaacattgctctcatatcagcttcagcagtttggatgtttcgctcggctggtccattctggtgtgaggaagcaattgttgtaggctgaatttccacgacttgtgtaactctccattcctcagcttgctgtagaagttctggtgcattgtcggttccagcagctttgactttctcgccagtttgatgttctacaaaggtcttccagattcggagttcccgttgtgcgtctccctttttcttcagcgggataacccagtttttccgcgtgtagctatcaataatttggaggaaccacctgtttcctcgtagagatgttggaaagggtccagcaatgtcaaactgtactaaggctagcttcgtggccttgtgctctcttagctgcttagggatgctgttcttcatctttgtcagggaacacacttcgcagatttcaatcttctctggaacttgaatcttcttctggagagttgtaacttcgtggagtttggcaatctttgtaggtcctaggtgtgcgaaacgtctgtgatacagcaggtatctctccttttcattaaccttaagctcgctcttaactggtgtatggggttccgtgcctaggaatgctgtctcgtggtatccatcggcaatgtgtgacactacgtagaggccgtcgtccatagttgctttaataatgatctcctttcctagtttgaagcatagtacgtgtgaattgaaacgacccttcaggcctgctgcgcaaattcttctccctgataacaaattgactccaaggttaggtacaagcagtacttctgaca
This sequence is a window from Pyrenophora tritici-repentis strain M4 chromosome 4, whole genome shotgun sequence. Protein-coding genes within it:
- a CDS encoding UBN2 multi-domain protein — encoded protein: MAVEKEEWKIPQLTAENHDTWFRRNKVKLKGKKVFYVCEKNLVQHCQIAIAGELTEAMEELEIAEADKHTKIRVNIEKRDKYLEDEATAIDLLFRSLTEDDQALIDEYDTAFQFWAYLQKKYTQTDATTANIYMTRIQTFTFNPGNTIVGSWEKLKEYRRKLVAADADTNGAYKDSALLLVLIRSLPKEFKTTIDTLNAQLNLTVEQKLKFLEEKEVRDQQDADEKALPAFRKTEKYVPPYKRRNHKSSPLSSDSESGTKFMVQCFLCDGAHGVRDCPRRERARKLLKEYDAKKSSKPPIKTLKQRNSHKKTGKAYGAEEVNSESDELSETSDSEPEEIETCRLSKDIVGKASPSTWAADTGASSHMSDQPSLFRRMIKIKRRLVRVGGGELYADWKGEAQVVCKDGSSTWLSEVLLVPNLGVNLLSGRRICAAGLKGRFNSHVLCFKLGKEIIIKATMDDGLYVVSHIADGYHETAFLGTEPHTPVKSELKVNEKERYLLYHRRFAHLGPTKIAKLHEVTTLQKKIQVPEKIEICEVCSLTKMKNSIPKQLREHKATKLALVQFDIAGPFPTSLRGNRWFLQIIDSYTRKNWVIPLKKKGDAQRELRIWKTFVEHQTGEKVKAAGTDNAPELLQQAEEWRVTQVVEIQPTTIASSHQNGPAERNIQTAEADMRAMLKDAGLPIEFWDEAVEADAYLRNRTNTGPMINGKQVSPEEAFTGTKPSIDHIRVWGSKCYSYINPKTIPADQRHDKLVDRGRIGVFMGYSETTNKQFKFYSPELGYTSRTSRLSVDEYTPGGKVELRLRNIPAGPQGTQNTMPDRKPRGRPRKDLELSPAERMEPTPTERMEPSPAEPMEPSPTEPMEPSPAEPIEPVSENLMEPSSAELTHEPVKRHRGRPRRLTTIPPTAPSDERVPNLVNEEGPEEPCTQSVREKEIPRYFTRQAKRKRSNEEIVEDERFSKIVKAMLAQVGLTEEQTRLSEKAFAATEIAGIQIPQTHEQAINDPKYGKQWKAAILEEIIALIENRTWEEVPKPKDANMVDSKWVFTVKTNLDGTVERFKARLVARGFTQAHGTDYNETFAPTVRMDTLRLFMATVAAENLECFHFDIKNAFTESHLKEEIFLKQPQGVEVKKGYVLRVLRSLYGLKQAARDWNLLIKKELLAWGFVQSLADPCMFIHKEKQLRILVYVDDIAAAAKDRAQIDWFYEKLSGRFNTKNLGEIHKILGVRVTRDRKRRTIYLDQEQYLHAVLDKFGMSSKQHRDKKIPSADYTSFRPATDNDTRIDITEYQQVIGSLMFAMVLTRPDIAFTLGKLSQYMSDPAEHHGHALKNLLRYLRSTVTLKLRYGPGGVHSQFVIYSDADWASDMVDRKSVSGSTAMFYGGPISWSSKKQRSVATSSCESEYIALSTCCKQGQWIAQMFRDLGFPKYIGKDTNKVQMLGDNQGAIALTKNPHLHERSKHIDVCYHFIRDLAEQGKLDVAYVPTADMVADGMTKPLQRVAFERFKNQLGVVLGPDLP